The genomic region aatttttttattttccatgatTGTCAAATTGTAGGTTTACTATTCTGCGTTATGCTTTCATTGTCCTGCTTGAGCTTTTACACTGCTTATACATGTTAATGTTCTTTGTCCATTCCACTGTCTGTTAAGTTGTTTGGTTTATATAAACACATCGGTCTGCATTCTTTCTGATGTAAGCAGATGTCATTCAGTTGTAGGTGTTTTTTTTTTGTCTGTCACTTTTTCTGTCCCTCCTGTTTTATAATGTTGTAAAATATTCCATTTATCTTACTGGTCCATATTTGGTTCTCCAACAGAGACAAATCGACACTACACAGTTCATGCAATCAGCTCCATGGCTGGGATTGGTACCAGGAAATGATGGGCAAGTGAAGCATGCCTACTCTGATAATACTCCATTTACCACACTGCTCAGTGCTGCCACCAGTGCAGTTGCATCGAGTCCTGCATGCGCAAATCCATCTTCATATTTTGTCATGTCAAAGCAGGCTGAAGCTGCTAGTAAGTCCATATTAAATGATGTTTTTTTGCTTGTTATCTTTCAGAAAAAACGATAAAGTTTGTGGACGCTTACCCTCCAGATTAGGCATCTCAATTTGTAGAGCTGGTGTTTCTTGTAATGAAATCAATAGTGCTAGTTAGGTCTTCGCTTGGATGGGTTCAGAACAGGTGGGGCTCACCCTAATCCTATCTGAAAAGTAAAATTTGGTCTAAATCAAACCCCTCCCGCCCCATCCAAGTGGAGCCTTAAAGCATGCAAATCTGTGTTTTTCTTATCTACTGCTTTTACCATGTTACGAGTTTGGATTAAACTTCTCTTTGCAATAGGCCTATTGTACAAGTCAAATCTCAACTCAGGGAGCGTGCTGGAGTACGCTCTTGCTTTCACAAGTGCTGCCCTGGATAGACATTACAGCAAATGGAGTGCAACTCCAAAGACAGGTTTCATTGACATAACCACATCGAAGGACTTCTATCGTGTTTTTAGTGGTCTTCAGTATGTAAGTAAACTCTGTTGTGCCCATCATCTACAGCTTTTTAGCTGCAGCTTCTGAATGTTTATTCCACCTATTTAAAAAATAACTGCATAGATAACAAATCACATCTCTCCGTAGCCTCTACCTTATACCGATTGCTCTTTTTTCTGGCTTTAGCAGTTCTACTCCCTCTGCCATGGCATAAAACTTCAGAGCTATTGATGAATTTCTTTCATGATTGCAGCATAGTTTTAGTGCCTCATCCTTTTGCAGTGACTGAACAAGTAGATTTTTGCTTCTTATCTTATCCAGAGCTACTTGGAAGATAGCATGACCAATCCTTCAAAGAAACGAGAAATGTTGGGCGACTCTGTAGCATGGGCTGGTTGTACTATCATGTACTTACTGGGGCAGCAGCTGCATTTCGAGCTTTTCGATTTCTCCTACCAATTTCTCAACGTGGCAGAAATAGAAACCGCAACGGTTTCACTTTACCAACCTGCGGATAGGAGCAAAAGCCCAAATATCTTCCAAGTCAGATCACTTCCTACTTTCCCAGTCTGAAGTTAAAGACACTCAATATTTTATCTCAGTCGATTTTGGAGATTCACATTGCTTTTGCTTATGGTGTTTGCGAGAAGGGCTACGAGGTCATCCTTGAAGCGATGAGGAAGGCTAGGAGGCTGAACAACCACGTGTTCTCCATGTTGAGAGCGCGGTGCCCCCTCGAGGACAAGGTTGCGTGTGCCATCAAGCCGAGTGGGGCGCCCCTTCACCGCATGAAGTTTGGCAACACAGTTTCTGCATTCGAGACATTGCCACAGAGAGCGAACTCGTAGTTACCAGGCGGATGTGTgtgtgtttttctttctttctagtctTATCTCGTATGTATGTGAGCTCATGTATTTGTGTGGTTATGGACCTAATGTATATATACTTCTATGTAACTGTAGTCATTAACGCTGAACCCAGACTGTTTAGTAAAATAGTGTATCTTATGGATCCAAATTGCAATTTGAGCCTAATAATAGCTGTTGATATCCTAATAAGTGACGTTCCAAAGGACATGCGAGCAATATGTTATTACTTGTATATATCTGTATAGTACTTTAACCCATAGCTGCAAGCATATGTTCTAAAGTGGCaattaaatagtactccctccgtaaataaactaatataagagcgttcagattactactttagtgatctaaacactcttatattagctTACAGAGGGAGTACGAAGCATCAGAGGTGCGCCGCTCTCTGATCGCCTCCGGCCAGCAGACTTGCATGAGGTTGTTGATCAGCATCCAAAAGAACTTTCGTATGCAGATGGTGGTCTTGTATTTCATATAGCACACATGTATTGATGTAGAGTATCAGCCAAAGTCTTGTCTTAACCCTCAAACAACGCCCTAAACTCTCTGTCCCAAGCTTGTACCACTAAATTAGCGACATTTATTTTGCGACGAAGTACGATGAACTACTGTAAATACAGTGTCTGCAGCAAACATGACACGTATAGTAGGAATTGGTACGTCATCTCAATGACTGGGAGCTGCCTCCAAACCTAAACTAAACAGACACTCCGACATGCATCTGCAAGAACATCACGAGACACGAGTTCATGCGCACGCATTCTCCGCCTGTGTCAGCAACTTTTTGCCTGTCCAACAATGGTGATCAGCACATAGCTGGCAATGGCATATATTGGATTCCGGAGCTAGCAGCTCAGTTTATTACTAATAATAGAACAACGTACGCACTGGCTTTTGGAGCTGTTTCTGTCAGCCTAAAAAGTCTGAAAAGGAGTGTGTCTGCTGTTAGCGCATGAGTTCGCTACAAGAAACACCTGACCGCGTCATTCTATCAGAAAGAGGACACAGGAAATAATAGTACTATAATGAAGGGAACCCTAAAGTTACTTTGTGGACGTCCCCGGTGAGACCTTCAGCACCGCATACGCCATCGATTCCGAGGAATCATTCATGTGATCGAGCAGGCAAAGCCCGTGGGTAGTACTAGTAGTTGATAAAGATAACGCGAGATAAGTCTAGTGCAGTACCACCAACGAAAAGTTCTTCAGACGACAGTAATGTACTCCaaccgttcctaaatataaaatataagatcttttaaatattgcaatatagactacatatgaaatggagggagtagcttgCTCCGTCCGGTACTCCATCAAGAGAAAGTTGAAAAAGATGAAAGTTTGTCCTTCGATTCTAATCTAGATTTTCTTTcttggtaatacgtgtctcatcaATATCATAGTACAAATCAGGTAGACACCGACCTAATAAAACTGAAAAGATAGAAGCCTTTGCACAAAGGACCACCGGCCAACAAACAAAATTACAATCAAAACCGAAGAATCCCCTAAGCTTGACACCAACTTGCCTTCGGCACCACCACAACAGCCACCAAAGGAAAatatgacggatcacctcctcacccgagctcgacgcggctccattgctgatatgcagctttgcggacctttaGGTGGCTCACCAAAGGTGAAACAATTGccattgaacgaatcagaccgaggAAACACCCCAGAcatgccatcgaactccagatctggcaccctcGCTCGAAGAGGACGTTGGAGGAGGAAAGCATACTTGCCAACTGGCAACCACGATTCCAGCACACGATCCGCTGTCTTTCAAATGCCACCAAtgtagaccacaatctgcatccgctcctggactacctctcAGACTCCGCGTCGGTGCTGGAGCAGACACCGTTGCAACTGTGGAGTCTGAGGACACAAGTTCACCACAAGGATGCCGCCATCGCCACGACATCCCCGCTTGAAGAGACTAGTTCCCAAATCTATAACCAATCATAGAGGCGATTGCCTCGTCGGGGAAGGATCCGGAGCTTCTTTGTTCAGCGTCGTCGTCGCCACCGTCGCCGAAGCCAAGACGTCGAACAACCCAAAACCTGAGCTACTAGGGCCCTAAAACCTAAAGCTAAGACGATCCACACACGCGGGATCTGGTGCCCCCTCACTATCAACGACCGAGAGATCATCAGCGGAGGGGGGCCACCGGAGGACGCCCGGAAGGCTCAGCTCTCTTGGTGGCGACTAGGGTTTCTAGTCGCTCGTCTCCATAGGGAAAACTGTTTTGAAAGAGGGTCTTTCTAATCGAGATTCATGGCTAGCTCTAATGGATTGTGTGTTGATTTGTGTTTTTTTGTCGAATAACATATCATATATACCCGCAAACAAAAGGATGATGTATAACTAGTCCAATACAGAGTATTTAGGGAGGTGTACCGATCTAATCAAATATAATGACCTCTTAAGATTTTGTGAATCAAACATTTCTAAGTTTGATTATATATATAGAAGAATTACTAGCATTGAAAACATTAGAAACTATTTATATAGAAGAATTACTAGAAAGTATGAAATGAAATAGCATGTTTGCATAGAAAATAATGGTCAAAGTACCATCTTAAAAACAACATCACAAAAGACAATTTGTCGTGCATTTGCCTGATCGAAAGTGATATATTCCATTGTTCTTCTCCTAACATTTGGGGTGAACAATTGTTTCGGATTACTATGGACAACAGTCTATATATATAAAAACGACCACCATGCCCTTCGGGCCCCCCTTGTCGGCCATTATCGTGAGAGACTACTATTTTGGGCTGAAGCTTTACGATTTGTATGTAATCGCATGGTTTGTAAGGGCACCATGATCCAATGATCAGAACTTAGCCAAGTGGACCAATAAAAAGCTTGATTCCTACAAATTTATATATAATGATTGTGCACTAAAAGGCCCGCAAATGAATGACCACCATGCTCTAGATCGTCACAACTTGGCTTATACATCTTCCATCTTGTAGACTAGTTCTCATGCATCCAACCATGCATGGTGAAAGACAAATCAGCCATAGCATATCAGGTCATTACGCCAATttttaagaaaaaaaagaaaaaaagcccGACCTCTGCATCAATTGATGGTCGTTGCACGTATATATGTACATATGCCATACATATAAATTATGTCTGTTATGTAGACAATCCTTCTTCTCGATTCTCGAGTCTTAATAATTGTTGCCGccactgttgttgttgttgctgctatgTTGGTACAGTGCAGAGTTGAGTCTTCCTACAATCTCCTCTATGTTGACGGTAAAGCCCTCTTCCACCTGAATGGTAAAGTTAGTCGATCCACATGAATTTAAAGCCATAGCCTAACAGATGTAGCTGGTCATGTTTATTTCTCATGTATGTAGATATGTATATAACATCCACAATTAGAAAATACTAAAATGATTTCTGGTGTTGCTCTGAAGAGATTGATGCTTACTACCACATGCCTTCAGACCGAAGTTCCACTCCTTTTACAATTGTGTCCACCAAACATTTTGAAGTTTATTGTCCAAAAAGAAAGAATATCTAAAACATTAAGTCAACAATACTAGATTTATAATGAAATATACCTTAAACGCGCATAGTTTTTGTAATGTTAGGCAACATGTTTGTGCATTAATTGGTGGTCAAATTATCATCTTGAAGAATGTGCCATGTCCTAATTAGATTTTGGATCGGAGAAAGTACTATTTGAATATTAGGAAACCTTAAATCCACTACAATTAATTCTAAATGAAACAATCTAAAGTTTTTTTAAGTGTCAAGGATATTTTGAGTTGCTACTTAACAGTTACCTTGTCTTACTATCTTATACTTTGCATGTATGCATGTTATAGATTGGTAAACTTGTATATTTATGtatttattaaaaaaaactagAGTGGACATGGAGGATAGTGAAAATAAAGATGTATCCACCCTTTGTAGAAAATGCATTTTACATTACCAATGTCGTCATCAACATATTGCTATTTCTAAGCAGGGCCGGCCCTGGGTAGGGGCAAGAAGTGCGACGCCCTAGGGCCCCACCTGATGAGGGGCCCCAACCTGTGTGGTACGTACGCTATACAGCCCATCGTTTTATTGTTCAGCCAATCGTTTCTTCAAATAGAGTTCGGATTCCATCGATCTAACCAAGGGGCTAACGCCACAGCCGTTGTTTCTTCTCCCCGCGTCTATCTTCTCGTTCTCCGTTCCGCCCCTCTTCCGAAGCACCTAGCAATATTATGACTGGTTCCGTTGATCACCCTTAAATTTTTCATCACTACTACTCATACCTTATggatttctcttttttttcctgcaGCACGCTACCTATAAGTATGTCCCATCCTATGAGCAGCCGCAGGGGGTAGGCCAGCCGAACCACATCAGTTATGTTTGCTTTGCAACTAGGATGGACACCGCCTCAAAAAGTTCTAGTAACTTTTCAGTCTGTTTTCCATTTGATCTTTGTACTCAATTATGTAATTTTAGCTCACTAGTTGGTCTTCTCTTTCTATACAGGTTTCTCAAACACGAAATTGAggatggagcgatgtcgaagatgtTTGGAATTGGCTAGTTCAATTTCTACTTTTCTCCTCCAACGATTCAGCTGTCCCCCCTCCTTTCCTGCAGTATACGTATAACCTAAAAAGCTTTGTTGGTTGTTTGCTAAAATTTACCATGTCCCTGGTGTATTATGAGATCGTATTTGCTAATGAATTCTTAGTACCGTTGTTTAGTTAGATGTTTGAAGTCCGATAAACTTTTGTGATATATATCAGTATGAATGAAATTATTGACTATGTCTTTCAAAAAGAAATGTCTTTCTTCATGGGGGCCACTTTTGAAGCTCGCCCCGGGCCTCGGAAAAGTCAGGACCGGCCCTGTTTCTAAGTCATCGCTAAGAATCAGCTGATCTAAGTTCAAGATTCATACATGTAAGAAAAGGTTGACAACATCTGATGCTATCAATGTCGATTGACTATTTGTAAGTTGATATAGCCCCCAAAAGAAACTCCAGCAGCAcccctgagagagagagagagagatgccggccgtgtgtgtgtgttgggggggggggggggggggggggctcgtgcGTGTATATAGTACATATTCTCACAGGACTCTTGCACTCTCTACAAGTAACTATTTGATCATTTATTTCTTACAATATAATGAAATACTAAATCGTCAACATAGTGTAATACTACCATGTTCCTAGACACTGGAAAAAAACTAATGAATTGTAAATATCGCAAATTGAACTGCTGAAACGCAACGCTGGCTTCCAGAAATCAATGGGTAGTGTACAACATAATCTAACTAGTCTTGACTACTCCCACACACAAAAACTAGTTTTGACTACATTAGCAATATGATTGGCATTAACAAAGAATATATGGTACCTAGTAAATGAAAGTAAGGTTTAACTCTTACTTGATCTTATATTAGTTTGCGCATTCGTGATCTAAAATAtctatattagtttacagaggaagtagaatCCATTGTCGACTCTTCTTTCCCTTCACATCATCTAGAGTCGACAATATTTCGCAAAAAAATCTAGAGTCGACAATAAACATATTTATATGATAAGGTCTTAGTTGGATTGACTGTATATATCGTAGGAAATTTAAAACATAGGACTGGGAtgatattttttttagaaaaggaggatgaccccgggcctttgcatctggaagatgcatgcagccactttattaatgaTTCACAAAGAcaatacaaagtaatacatcaatatGTCTGAagccgccatcttggcaacatctgtcgctactcctatccattcATGAAGGGGTGCAGAGAGTGTGAGCCGAATACCccgacctctcacctaagcctaacatctaaagccgaagGTCCCAACCTAGCCACATACCAGGTCTGGGGCACAAGGCGGATCAGCGAATCCGGCCGCCACCATAATAGCGCCTCCAGCGAGGGGTGGCCGTGCCTCCGCTGTCGCCGCCGGGATCCCGCCGCACCTTGCCACCGAATCACTGTCATGATGTGTGTCGCCGCCTCCACCAGAGGGGTTCTCCGCCCCCGGGCGAGGAAAAaatgccccgccgccgccatcataGCTGACCGCACAGGCTTCGTCTGGCGtgatctccggcggcggcgggagggaggggcCGAGGAGAGGAGTCCTAGGGCCGGCGGCGCGATCTCCCCCCATGTCGCCTAGGGTTGGCGACACGGGGGTCGAGGGGAAATGGAAAGTTTGCCTTAAAATGGGAGAGATTttcacttcccggcctctgcaccaactagggatgcatacaaccattttagtatgagtacctcagatttttttttcatgagtatcaagatatttcttgACGAGTGGTTTCAGCACACACCAAGCTTGATCCTCAATAAAATGGGAGAAAAACCCATGTGCATCAACTGTCAATTATAGAAATTGAGCTCGGGTCGTTAAACTGCACAACTGCATGCCCAACCACCGAGCCAAGACTCTCTTTGCATTAAGAATTCCTACAGGATTACAAAACACATGAATCTCATTAGAGATGCCTTTGGATGGTGCATAGGAGAAAACACATGTATTTTGGAGGATTGAGAGAGAGGGTAGAGAGACAAAGAGTGCAAGTGCATTGGACTTCTCGAAGGAAAAATAAAATGAGGTTTGAACTCATGTTGAGATTCCTATGGAATGAAGGGCATAGGAATGGATTCCATACGAATTTGGCAACCTCAATCCTATGAACGAAAGGGTTTCAATAGGAAAATTCCTATTGACCAGAATCTTGCAAAATTCCTATGTTTATCCTTCAATCAAAAGAGAGTGTGAGTGTGTGACTCTTAATTAGCCCGACTCTTGAGAGTACAGTATATACTTTTAACTAGGGGTGGGCCTACAAACTACGTTTCTGACTGAGGGCAAACTGTATGAGTGCATGGGGCATTTTGTATAAATACATAGAGTTTTAGCATTTGTATTCTAAAAGTACAGAGAAATTCTATTGGAATCTCATATTTTGAGTGGGGGTCCTACCCCCACTCCCCTCAAGCGTCTGCCCCCGTCGTCTTAACAACAACTATCCTACGTGATGAGACCGAGTCAGCCATTGTAGGCGACACCCTTACCTAGCGCACGTCCTTGTGTATATGAGAGAGAAGAAATTAACTATGGTTTTTAGGCGTGAGATGCATACGTCCACAACATTTTTATTAGTTTGAGCTGTAGACACGTTCTAACAATGGCACACCCCTTCAATTATTTCATGGTACTAGCCTAGAGTAGCTACTAGGTTTGAATTTTCTACAGGGTACACATCAAGCTAACGATTCCAATTGAGCACGTGTGCATACGTGGATAACGTACGCCAGCTAGTATTACTGATGATAACTTGCCTTTGCCATGGTGGTTATGATCACGGTGGACGCCGTGAATGGCATCACATCGTTGTGGACGATGCGGAGGTGGAGGTCCTCGACCTCCGCAAGAACCCTGGCGACCAGACCCTTTCCATTCATTTCACAGTGGATCCTCACCATGACGTTGTCCTCCGAGAGCTTTGCCTCGACCTCCGGCAGCTGGTTTCCAATTGCTGGCGTCCCGGCCGCCAAGAGGAACCGTGCGGAGCTCTCGCCGACGTCTGGCGCGACAGGGCGGCACGGCTTCCTGACGAGCACCACGGTCTCGACGCTCCTATGGTTGCCGCCGGCAGCCTCCAGTGACCTGACCTTCTCTTGGAGCTCCTTCACGTATCTCGTTGCGTCGGTAAGAATCGTCCCCTTGTCCATCTGATGGATCGAAAGTAATTTTAGTACCAAATTAACTAAGCATTTCCTGAAGGAATATTATGAAATGTAGAAATGGTTGGGAGATTTGGCATATTCAAAGACCTTCTTGAGGCCGGGAATGACGGCGGAGAGCTCGATGAAGCGCTGGTTGATCTTCTCCCGGCGCTTCCGCTCCGCCATGATGTGGTCTTGCGCGTACGACGTGCTCTTTGTGGATGCCCTCCTTGTCGGCTGTGACACGCAGGAACCAAGCGGCACCCCGGCGGCCAGCGTGCCCCCGCCACCGCTGCTGACCGGCTGCGGCGGCAAGACAGCGCCGAA from Triticum aestivum cultivar Chinese Spring chromosome 4A, IWGSC CS RefSeq v2.1, whole genome shotgun sequence harbors:
- the LOC123083110 gene encoding transcription factor NAI1, producing the protein MDDSRLFMQWAVSTLEQQDPGGADGGSEKSAYFPSPQALRDSAELAEAQNSLSSGDDTGGGGGIISPAPDAAVHEGSWSMSSPTSGGLFAPSSMSSTGTSNALSMSWNFGAVLPPQPVSSGGGGTLAAGVPLGSCVSQPTRRASTKSTSYAQDHIMAERKRREKINQRFIELSAVIPGLKKMDKGTILTDATRYVKELQEKVRSLEAAGGNHRSVETVVLVRKPCRPVAPDVGESSARFLLAAGTPAIGNQLPEVEAKLSEDNVMVRIHCEMNGKGLVARVLAEVEDLHLRIVHNDVMPFTASTVIITTMAKASYHQ